The genomic window TTGCCCCTGTTCAGGCAGCCCTGTCAGATACACCTGACCATCTTCCCCCACCACGCCGGCACCAACACCCTGCCCTTCAAGGGTTGCCAACGCACCATAAGGAACGACGGAGCCATCAGCACGGGTCAGACTCATCATTGCCCTGCCGCCGATACGGGTAGCAAACTTCGCCGGAATAACAGCCCCCTGTGTGGGCACCACTTTGGTGTCCGTTTGCGTAATTTCCGCATCCGGCGGTAATTCTGCCGGGTTAAGGCTGATGCTGTTTTCCTGGTAAGGACTCAGGTAAGACAGCGTGGTGTATCCCCGCCAGTCCGTTCTGACTCCCGGCCACCCACCAACAGCCACTCCGGATGCTCCGGGCGCTTCAATCAGGGCTACTGTGTCACCCAGCGGCTGACCAAAGGTCACCCCATGTTCGTGCACAACTATACCGCCTGCCGCATCCACACCCATCTGCTTCGCATTGCGGCTTTGGCTATAGTTTGCCCCTGCCTGACCGTAAGCACCGTTCCACGCCAGGCGCAGTGTGCTGTTCGTGGTATCGTTATTTGCCGCCTCCGGGCGATAACGCTGACGAACATCCCAGTACATCCGGCGATCGAAGGCTCGCCCGCTTAACCCCACCTCGTGAGTATCTCCTCCCTCGGATGGCGTGGTGTAGCGATAAGATGCAGTGGTACCACTACCCAGCAGACTGTCCAGCGGCACGCTGAACCAGAGGCTCGCCACGCGGTCCTTGCGCTGATTTCCGTCACTGTCGACGTTTTTGTTCTCCGTCCAGTTAAGGGATACTGTCGTATCCTTTATGTTGAACGAGTATCCTGCGTTCAGGGAGTCGTTATGCCCCGGACGGTTCCAGTACGTCTCCCGGGACCCGGTCAGGGTCAGGTAACCCCAGTCATTCAGTGCCTGGCTCACCGTCAGCGCAGTACGCGTCCGGCGACGGTCATTACTGCCCGTCCATGGCCTTTCAGGATTATCACGCCAAGTTTCCAGCACATCTGAAAGAGTGCTGTACCCAGTGGATGCATACTGGTAACTTGCCAGGGTAAACGTCGTGTTTGTGGACACTACCTGCTTACTGTAGCGTGCACGCCAGGTGCGGCCATTTTCCGTCTCTTCTTCGCGACGCTGTCCACGTGTCTCGGTTGCATCCACCGAGAACGCCCCCCAGTCCCCAAACGCTATCCCAAGCCCCAGCGTGCCGGCCTGATAATGCTCAGATACCTGAGCCCCCGTATAGGCCGTAAGGTTCCACGGCAAGCCGTACATGGCAGTCGCCTGGTACACCATCGGGTTATTGACCGACTTGTCTGACGGTCTGTACAGCCCGACCATCACGCTGTACTGCAGATAACCTTCACGCAGTGCAATAGCCGGCGTCTGGTAGGGCACGGTAAAGACCTGGTTACGGCCATCTGTTTCACGCACGATGACCTCAAGGTCACCGCCGGAGCCGGTCGGCGTCAGGTCACTCAGGGCAAACGGCCCTGGTGCTACCATACCGCTGTACAACAGGTAGCCGGCCTGACGCACCTCAATTCGTGCCTGAGTGCGGGCCACGCCCCGCACCACCGGGCCGTAAGAATACTGCCCCGCCGGCAGCATGCCTTCATCAGAGTTAAGCATCACCCCGCGAAACGGTACGCTGTCAAAAATCTCTGCCGGCGTGCTGCGCTCACCAAGAGTAATGCGGCTTTTAATACCGTTCAGTCCGCGCTCAGCATAGGTATATGCAGACTGCCAGCTTCCTTTACCATCCGACTTTTGCCAGGTACTGGCGTTTCTCAGTCGCCACGCGCCGGCGTTAATACCAGGCTGTAACTGCACAAAAGTTGTGTCTGTTTTTTCGTTCTGCCCGTCACCGGACAACTCCGAGCGGCTAGTGTTTGCCTGCCAGTTCAGCAGCAGGGCCGGCACCCCGTCATTCCACAGCGATTCAGCAGCAATCCCCTGAAGGCGGGGGCGTAGGGAAACCTGTGGAATCAGCAGATTCAGCTCCTGACTATTAAAGTCATAGTCCGTGCGGGCTTGCGGAATAACAGAGATATCCGCGCAGGCTACCGCCTTCCCCTCACCTGACAGGGAGGGGAATGATTCCGTTTTTACGCCATAGCGCGACAATTGCTCAGGAGTCAGGCAGGGCACCAGTACGGGCTTGCCTGACGCATCTTTCCCCTGGGTGAATACCACATCCCGCGTATCCACTCGTTCACCGTTCAGCTTAATGTCCACCGGGTAGGTGCCCGGCAACTGCCCGCCTTTCTCAAAAAGCGAAACATCAGCATTTGCTGCCGCAGCCCCCTCCAGCAGCGAAGCATCAAAACTGTACTCACGCGCGACGGACTGCCCCGCCAGACACGCAAGACTTACAGCCAGCGCCGGACGTGAAATCTTCATTCCCTGCTCCTCAGGTTTACCTTCCGTTCACTGGCTGCTGACTACTGCAGCGTCGCCTGAAAATCGCGGCTGTCACCGCCGTAATCAGTGATAACCTTCCACTGCACCAGACCGGATGCTCCGGCAGGTAGCGAGAAATTTTTCTCCCCGCGCGGCGCGATGTAATCGAGATTCTCAACCTTGCGCCCACCTACCTTCACATCCTTCAGGTTCATGTAGTAAGGTGTCGGGTTAATAACCTTCAAGTGTCCCCCATCCCGCTTCCATGTCAGCTTGTCTGCCGAATCTGATACATCCCCCTTAATGGAAGACGGACGCAGGAACAGTTTGATGCAGCTGTTAATACGAAGCTGAACCTCAAGTGTCGCTTCTTTAGGTGCCTGAGTTTTACCGTCCTTATCCTGCCCCCACACGTCTTCCGGTTTAGGAGGCACGCCGGTAATGCATACCCAGGAAAGGCTTTCGCGATCCTGCGGGAAGCCCCCTCCGGTCCGCACAACGCGAACGCGGCTCTGCTGATTTCCGTCCAGTCGGAATAGTGGTGGCGTAACCATGTACGGCGCCTTGCTTTGCTTGTCTTCACCGTAAACCTGCGTCTGCACCAGGATTGGGTAATCCTGAGGGTTGATGACGGGCAGCGTGGCACCAGACGAATCTGGGTTGTAAACGATACGTGTGGCGCCGAGCTTTACGGAAAATGACTTCGTATTCGTATTAATTTTTTGCTCTTCAGCCAGAGAAGTACCGGAGAGCAGCATAAGCGTCACGGTCAGTCCGGTAAGGGTTGCGCGCCTGGAAGATTTCACATTCACCTCTCGTCTCTTAACATCGCTGAGTGTCATTACTGGTTACCAAACTTTACATTTAGGACCATTTTGACAACCTTGGTAAAATGCTGGAATAATAAAAATAAAAAACAATATTTAGTAATTAACTCTAAATATTTGCATTTATTTAGTGGAATGTTCCAGTTGGTGAGGATTGAAGGATTCTGTAGCAAAGAGGAGATGTGATTTCGGAAGGTAATAATAACGAACTGTAAGAGTATTCCTATGAGGTGCAAATAATAAAATTTAGAATTATCAATAATATAAAGCGTTGTGTTTTATGTTTGTTGAAGTTTTATTGAGCAAAGATGACATGTTCACTATGATAGTTGTCAGTTTGGTCCTAAATGTAACCCTTACTGTTTGTTTTTTTTGCCCAAACATATCTGAATCGTGCAGGATTACTGGCCGTATAACGTACTGTGTGGCGGATGTTTTTGTGCCCAAGGTAATCCTGAATCAGCCTAGTATCAATTCCTCTGTCTGCTAGGGCAAACCCGCAGGCATGCCTGAGCATATGCGGATGCGACGGTACTTCCACCCGAGCTCTCTCGCCCAGCATCCTAATTATCTGATAGATCCGCTGGCGGGTGAGGGGTTTTCCCTGTCGGGACAGGAACAGCCAGTCGCTGTCAGCACCTCGCATGGAGCGACGGACATCCAGCCAGAGCCGGATAGCCTCTTTTTCCTCCTCCAGAAGGGGATGAATGGTGCAGAATCCTTGTTTCAGACGGTTGATCCGCAAGCTTCCCTCTTTCAGGCTCAGGTCTGAAAGCTGCAGATTTCGCAACTCTGTGACTCGAAAACCGTGAATAAAACTCATGTAAAGGAGACAGTAATTACGTTCAGGGCTGCTGTTGTTTTTTGCCGCAGCAAGCATGTCTTCGACTTCGGCAGCAGTGAGATATTTTCGTTTAGGTGGCATGAATCGTTCTCCTGTTAAATAGTGATGTCCCTTATCATAAGGACTTCGCAAACGGAGTATTATGCAGGGAGGTGGAAAGGGATCAACCTGAAAGGCAAATCAATGATGAAATCATGATTTCAGAATGAATAAATATTCATAGATAATTCCTATCTGACTGACTAAGAATTCGGGATGTCAGCCACTATAAAAACGTGGCTTTGTTGAATAAATCAGATTTCGGGTAAATATCTCCGTAGCGGGTTGTGTTTTCAGACAATACGCACGCTTTCAGGCATACCTGCTTTCGTTATTTTGTTCAACGCTCGCACCATGGCCATAGCCTCCGCAACCTGACCATCGTAGTCACGCAGTGTCAGTGAACCGCCGAACAACTGTTTTACCCGGTACATCGCCGTTTCCGCTATCGAGCGACGGTTATAATCTGTTGTCCATTTCCACCGCGCATTACTCCCGGTCAGTCGTTGATTAGCCACTGCACGGTTACGGTCTGCGTATTCACCAGGCCAGTAACCCGCGCCTTTTCGGGGCGGGATAAGCGCGCTGATTTTCTT from Enterobacter sp. JBIWA008 includes these protein-coding regions:
- a CDS encoding fimbria/pilus outer membrane usher protein → MKISRPALAVSLACLAGQSVAREYSFDASLLEGAAAANADVSLFEKGGQLPGTYPVDIKLNGERVDTRDVVFTQGKDASGKPVLVPCLTPEQLSRYGVKTESFPSLSGEGKAVACADISVIPQARTDYDFNSQELNLLIPQVSLRPRLQGIAAESLWNDGVPALLLNWQANTSRSELSGDGQNEKTDTTFVQLQPGINAGAWRLRNASTWQKSDGKGSWQSAYTYAERGLNGIKSRITLGERSTPAEIFDSVPFRGVMLNSDEGMLPAGQYSYGPVVRGVARTQARIEVRQAGYLLYSGMVAPGPFALSDLTPTGSGGDLEVIVRETDGRNQVFTVPYQTPAIALREGYLQYSVMVGLYRPSDKSVNNPMVYQATAMYGLPWNLTAYTGAQVSEHYQAGTLGLGIAFGDWGAFSVDATETRGQRREEETENGRTWRARYSKQVVSTNTTFTLASYQYASTGYSTLSDVLETWRDNPERPWTGSNDRRRTRTALTVSQALNDWGYLTLTGSRETYWNRPGHNDSLNAGYSFNIKDTTVSLNWTENKNVDSDGNQRKDRVASLWFSVPLDSLLGSGTTASYRYTTPSEGGDTHEVGLSGRAFDRRMYWDVRQRYRPEAANNDTTNSTLRLAWNGAYGQAGANYSQSRNAKQMGVDAAGGIVVHEHGVTFGQPLGDTVALIEAPGASGVAVGGWPGVRTDWRGYTTLSYLSPYQENSISLNPAELPPDAEITQTDTKVVPTQGAVIPAKFATRIGGRAMMSLTRADGSVVPYGALATLEGQGVGAGVVGEDGQVYLTGLPEQGQMTVRWSGNQCRVNYTLPAKKGEAGIYEMRNECR
- a CDS encoding fimbria/pilus periplasmic chaperone, with amino-acid sequence MKSSRRATLTGLTVTLMLLSGTSLAEEQKINTNTKSFSVKLGATRIVYNPDSSGATLPVINPQDYPILVQTQVYGEDKQSKAPYMVTPPLFRLDGNQQSRVRVVRTGGGFPQDRESLSWVCITGVPPKPEDVWGQDKDGKTQAPKEATLEVQLRINSCIKLFLRPSSIKGDVSDSADKLTWKRDGGHLKVINPTPYYMNLKDVKVGGRKVENLDYIAPRGEKNFSLPAGASGLVQWKVITDYGGDSRDFQATLQ
- a CDS encoding tyrosine-type DNA invertase translates to MPPKRKYLTAAEVEDMLAAAKNNSSPERNYCLLYMSFIHGFRVTELRNLQLSDLSLKEGSLRINRLKQGFCTIHPLLEEEKEAIRLWLDVRRSMRGADSDWLFLSRQGKPLTRQRIYQIIRMLGERARVEVPSHPHMLRHACGFALADRGIDTRLIQDYLGHKNIRHTVRYTASNPARFRYVWAKKTNSKGYI